In Mycobacterium sp. Aquia_213, the sequence GCGCTATCAGACATTCGCGGTAATCCTCCTTGTTGCTGTGCAAGCGAGCGATGCGAATAACGCTAACCGCTCGGTGGCCGAGCGTCAGGAGTAATTGGTCCCCGCCGTATAGGGCATCAGACCCCTGCGGCGTGTCCTCTCAGCAAGATTGACGCGTTAGCTTGGGCAGCGCCAATACGATTACCGGATGACACCACTTCTCGCCCCCGCCAACGGACACTGACGTGCAGGGGTTCGGTTTCCAAACACTGGCGCTGCTGACGGCAATAGGTTTCGCCGGCCCGTTGCTTGCGGCGTTGCCGCGCTTGCGGATTCCGGTGATAGTCGGTGAGCTGATCGCAGGACTCGTCGTCGGTAAGACCGGCCTCGGCGTCATCGATGCCGCCAACCCGACGCTCCAATTGCTCGCGAATATCGGCTTCGCGCTGGTGATGTTCGTGGTGGGTACGCATGTACCGATCCGCGGCCACGAGATGCGCTCGGCGCTGCCGCTGGCAATGGCGCGGGTGCTTCTGGGCGGTACCGTCGCGGTCGCTCTTGCTGTTGGCCTGGCGGCGGAGTTCGGCACCGGCCACGCGGCGCTTTACGCGGTGCTGATGGCCTCTTCGTCCGCGGCACTGGCATTGCCGGTGATCGATTCGCTGCGGCTGCAGGGACCGCAGGTGCTCTCCGTGACCGCACAGATCGCTGTCGCTGATGCTGCGTGTATTGTGTTGCTGCCGTTGGTGATCGACGTGCGGAGCGCGCCGGCGGCAGCGCTGGGTGCGTTGGCGGTCGCGGGGTGCGCAGCGATTCTTTTTGTACTGCTGAGCGCGATCGACCGCAGGGGCTGGCGTGCGCGCGTTCACGCGTATTCCGAAAATCGTCGGTTTGCCCTGGAATTGCGGACCAGCCTGATCGTGCTGTTTGCACTGGCGGCGCTGGCCGTCAGCACCCACGTATCGGTCATGCTGGCGGGCTTCGCGGTGGGTTTGGTGATCGCGGCGGTCGGGGAACCGCGAAGGCTGGCGCGTCAGCTGTTCGGCATCACCGAAGGTTTCTTCAGCCCGCTGTTCTTCGTTTGGCTTGGCGCCTCGCTGCAGGTACGCGAGTTGGCTGCGCACCCGAAACTCATTCTGTTAGGGGTAAGCCTGGGGCTGGGTGCTGTGCTGGTGCATAGCGCGGGGAAGTTACTCGGCCAGCCGGTGACGCTGGCGGTGCTGTCGGCCGCGCAGCTCGGCGTGCCGGTGGCCGCGGCCACGATCGGCACCGAGGAACACCTCCTCGTCGCGGGGGAAGCATCGGCGTTGATGTTCGGCGCCTTGCTGACGATCGCCTGCGCATCGATCGCGGGCGCCGTGGCGGCGCGTGGCCAGAGCGCCGCAGCAGCAGACAAATCCGTTCACACGGACCGGCCCACATAACGCGGCAAGGGTCCGAAGGCCCTTGCCCCGAAGATGTGGGACTGATCGACTCAATACCGAATCCGTCGGGCGGGTCGGGCTCTAGTGCGTGATGGCCGTGCGGTTGTTCGAGACGCCGGATGTAGCTATGGCCGGAGGACCTTTGGATGGTTGGCGACACGGAACCTGTGGCCGGTCGCTGGAATGCGCGGGTGCGCTCGCTCATCGAACCGGCCCTGGTGGTGTTTACGGTGGGTGCGTTGGCCGCCGGTGGGATCGCCTGGCTGGGCGATTGGCGCGGCGTGGCCAACGGCTTTTGGATCGCCGGCACGGTCCTCGCGGTGGTGCCGGCGTTGGTGTGGGTACTGGTGGCGTTGCGCCGGGGCCGGGTCGGCGTAGACGTCATCGCGGTGCTATCGCTAGTCGGCACCCTGCTGGTCGGCGAGTACCTGGCTGGCGCATTGATCGCGGTGATGCTGGCAGGTGGCCGTGCGCTGGACTCGGCGGCCGAACACCGTGCGTCACGTGATCTGCGGGCGTTGCTCGAGCGTGCGCCACGGTTCGCTCGACGACGGATCGGAACGCAGGTCGGCGTGATCCCGCTGGCTGACGTGCTCGCCAACGACTTACTGGTCGTCGGCCCCGGCGAGGTGGTGCCGGTGGACGGACGCGTCGCCGATGTGGTGGCAATACTCGATGAGTCCGTGCTGACTGGCGAGTCGCTGCAAGTGGAACGCGATGTCGGCGAACCGGTCCGCAGTGGTGTGGTCAATGCCGGCAGCGCCTTTGAGCTGCGTGCCACCGCAACAGCCGACGAGAGCACGTATGCCGGCATTGTGCGATTGGCTCGGCAGGCCGGTGCGGAGAATGCGCCGATCGTGCGGTTGGCCGACCGTTACGCGGCGTGGTTTCTGCCGCTGGCGCTGGTGCTGGCCGGAGCGGCGTGGCTCGCCAGCGGGTCAGCGGTGCGAGCCGTGGCGGTGCTGGTGGTGGCGACCCCATGTCCGTTGCTGCTGGCTGCGCCGGTGGCCATTGTCTCCGGCTTGTCGCGGGCATCCCGTGCCGGAGTGGTGGTCCGCGGCGGAGGCGCATTGGAAAACCTCGGGCATGCAACGACTTTGGTGATGGACAAGACCGGAACGTTGACGATGGGGCGCCCGGTGGTCGTCGACGTGGTGGCCGCGCCGGGCCGCGACACGACTGCGATGCTGCGGCTGACCGCATCGGTGGACCAGCTTTCGCCGCACGTACTCGCCGAGGCCATTGTCACTGAAGCACTTAGCCGGGGTTTGCAGCTGTCACTACCCACCGATGTGGTCGAAGAGCCCGGCCGCGGCGTCACCGCCACCGTCGATGGGCGTCGGGTCACAGTCGGCAAGCTGCCGGCCGACGCGGTGACCGGCGCGTGGGCGCGAGCAGCGGTCAATCGCGCCCGCCTGGACGGCGCAGCGATCGCCTGGGTCTGCGTCGAGGGCGCGCCAGTGGGTGCGGTGTTGTTGCGGGACCCGTTGCGCCGCCAGGCGCCGCGCACGGTGCGGCGGCTGCGCGAGGCGGGACTGAACCGGTTGATTATGCTCACCGGCGACCGCGCCGAGCCGGCCCGTGAGGTCGCCACCGTCTTGGGATTGGACGCGGTCTATGCCGACCAGACCCCGGCTGACAAATTCGCCGCGGTGCGCACCGAAACCGAACGGGCGGTGACAGTAATGGTGGGTGATGGCGTCAACGACGCCCCCGCGCTGGCGGCGGCCACGGTCGGTGTGGCGATGGGCGCACGTGGAGCCACGGCATCCTCGGAAGCCGCTGATGTGGTGTTGACCACTGATCGGCTCGACCGATTGGCCGATGCGATGGATATTGCCCGTTGGTCACGGCGCATCGCGGTGCAAAGCGTCGTCGTCGGCATGACCCTGTCGCTGCTGGCCATGGTGATCGCCGCGTTTGGCTGGTTACCGCCCGCCGCGGGTGCGCTGCTGCAAGAGGGTATTGACGTCGCCGTGATCCTCAATGCGCTGCGGGCCTTGCGCGGGAATCCGGCCACCGAGGTGCAGCTGGCCGCAGGCACCGAGCAGATGCTGCACCGCTTCGCCGCCCAACATGACGAACTGCGCGACGCCATCGGACTGTTGCGTGACAGCGCTGATCGGCTGGCCGCCGGCCCGGATGCTGCCGCGCTGCAGTCGCTGGCCGCGGCGCATGCCTTGCTGACCGAGCGGATTCTGCCGCACGAACGGGCTGAGGAAGCTCAGCTCTACCCGGCGCTGGCCCGCCCCCTGGGTAGCGGCGAGGCCACCGCCACGATGAGCCGGATGCATGCCGAGATTCAGCGGCTAGCCGATCGCATCGCCACGCACCTGGCCGTGGCACAGTCGGCCGGGGCGATACAGCCCGATCAAGCCGAGGACTTACTGGCATGCCTATATGGGCTATATGCACTGTTGCGGCTGCACTTCGTTCAGGAAGAAGAAAGCTACTTCGTTCTCGCCGAGGACGATAAAACATGGCACCCGAGAAAGCGACCCGAAATCACGGCCTAAGCGACGACACCTGACTGATTGTCCGTGGCGAAACTCGTTGTTAATCCACATATCCCGACCCACCTTCGGTGTCAAGGTTTATTCGGCTCTAGTGGCCGGGTTGGGGAAGTGGTCGGATCAACCTCAAGGCTGATCGAGGACCTCGCCTGAACGGCGTGCGTCGGTTACTGCGCGGCAGCCTACGCCGTGGGCGACCGATTATCTGTTGATGTGTTCATCGCAGCTGCCGCGTAGCTTGCCGGGAGTAAACCGTTCCTACCCTCGCCGGTCGTGGCACAAAGTCCTTTTGGACTGAGGACGTCGTACTCTCGCGCGGCCGACGCAATTTCACGATCGTTGACATATCAAGGTTTACCGAAGGGACGATAGCCATGAACGTGCACTTTCCCGACGCGGGCACAATCCGGACGGTGTTGGCTCTGGCGTCTCGAGCTCCCTCCGTCCATAACACTCAACCGTGGCGGTGGCTGGTGGGTGCGCAGAGCCTGCACCTCTACTCCGACGCGGAGCGGCAGCTGCCCAACATCGATCCCGATGGCCGAGACTTGATCTTGAGTTGTGGTGCGGCGCTCAATCATTGCGTGGTTGCTTTCGCAGCGGTTGGATGGCGAGCGAAGGTGAACCGCCTCCCAAATCCCGCTGACCCCACACACCTTGCGGCGATCGAATTGTCACGCTCGACCGCTGATCCCGTCGATATAGCGCTGGCCGCGGCGATCCCGCGGCGGCGGACCGACCGGCGCCACTACAGTGCCTGGCCGGTACCGATAGGCGATATCGGTGTGATGGCCGCGCGAGCTGCTCGAAACGGCGTAACGCTGTGCGAAGTCGAAGATACCGATAAGTTGCATAAGATTGTGACTCAATCAGTTTGGGATCACATGACTCATGACTATCTTGTCGAGCTCACCGAGTGGAGCGGACGCTATGCCTCGGTGGCCGGTGTGCCGGCGCGCAATACACCAAAATCCGACCCAAGGGCGAAGATTCCGAGTCGGCTCTTTGCCGGTCCGGCGCTGGCGATGCCATCGGGCTCGTCGCCTGCCGAGGACAACGCCGTCGTGCTTGCGTTGGGAACTCGTGACGATGACAAGTTGGCCCAGTTACGCGCCGGTGAGGCCACTAGCATCGTGCTCCTCACCGCCACATCGATGGGTTTGGCGAGTTGCCCGGTCACCGAACCGCTGGAGGTCGCCGAAACACGCGAGGCCGTGCACTCCGAAATCTTCGGGAGTAGCAACTATCCGCAGATGCTGTTGCGGGTTGGTTGGGCGCCGATCAACGCGGACCCATTGCCGTCGACACCGCGACGCGAACTCTCCGAATTCGTCGAGTGGATGGCGGATCGCGAAGAAAGCGTCGGCGAATAGAACTGAATTCCAAGGGCTTTCACCCGGGCTGCAGACCGCCAACCCCGCGAGCGGTACGGTTGCACCGGCCCAAGGACTCTGTTGGCTATTCCGCTTGCCCCGTGTGGCGGCTGGCATCACCTACGGGGTGCGTGATCGCCTGTACGCCGAGGGGGCGCGTGAACGTCACGCGGTCATCGCAACGGTTATTGAGACGGGAACTGGCGTTTGACTCCACCGGCGTCCAGTGAGCCGATCGCGGCACTTAGCAGTGCGGTGACTTCATCAGCGATCGCGATAAGGGCTGGCTCTCCGGTTACCTCGAGCAAGATACCCGGATCCATTGCCTGAACGATCACCGTGCCCGGGTTGTCGGGGTCGGCGCGTACCACCACGTTGCATGGGAGGAGCAGCCCGATCTCTAGGTCCACGGTGATTGCTCGGTACGCCAAGGCAGGATTACAAGCACCCAGGATCAGGTAATCGTCCATCTCGACGCCGAGCTTGGCCTGGAGTGTTGCTTTCATGTCGATCTCGGTAAGCACGCCAAACCCGTGTTCGACAAGGGCTTCTCGAGTGCACGCGACCGCATCTTCGAACTCGGCTGCCAAGTTCGCCAATAGTGCAACGCCCATGCTGAATTCCTTTGGTGTGTGGTCGAAACCAAAACCGGGGGCTTGAATTTATTGTGAGGGCTTACGGTGGCGGCTCTGCTGAGCGTCTGTTGGCCGAGATGACGACCTCGCGGTCAGCTTTGAGGTTTTCAGATCCCATGAGGGCTATCCGATCGTTTAAACACCGCCCGCGATAGGGACGGAAGTCCCGAAAATTTATGACTTCCGTGAACTTCGCGAATTTACTGACATGCTGGCGGGTATGCGGCTTTCGATGCCGACAGCCGATCTCACTGTTCGTAGAGAGCGGAGAGCCGGTCCGCGAACTTTTCGATGACTACCTTCCGGCGAAGTTTCATGCTCGGTGTCAGGTCGCCGGCTTCGACGGAGAGTTCGCGGTCGATGATCGTGAATCTCTTGATCTGTTCCCAGCGATTCAGTTTCATATTCAAGGCATCGATGTAGTCGGCGATCAGATCCTGCGTCTTCTCATCGCGCGCTACTTCGGTGAACGACATGCCCGCCAAACCATGCTGACCGGCCCAATCGACGATCGCCTCGCTGTCAAGGCTGACCAGCGCCACGCAGTAGGGCTTTGCCTCCCCGTAGACGAGAAGCTCGCTCACATAAGGACAGAGGCCCCTGAATTTCGCGTCGATCGCCGATGGCGCTGCGTACTTACCCTGCGAGGTCTTGAATATGTCCTTCTTGCGGTCGGTGATCCGCAGATAGCCGTCGGAGTCAATCTCTCCGACGTCGCCGGTGTGGAACCAACCGTCCTCGTCGAGTGCCTCGGCGGTGGCGTCCGGCAGATCGTGGTAGGCGGTCATCAAACCAGGTCCCCGGATCAAGATCTCGCCGTCGTCGGCAATCTTTGCCTCGGTGGCGGGGAACGGCCAGCCGACCGTTCCGAATCTGTATGCGTTGGGGCGGTTGATAAATGATGCGGCAGCAGTCTCGGTCAGGCCGTAGCCCTCAAGGATGATGATGCCGACGGCGTCGAACCATTGCGCGACGTTACGGTCCAGGGCGGCGGCCGCCGAGACGAAGAACCGCAACCGGCCACCGAAGCGCTCGCGAATGGTGGAGAACACCAGCCGGTCGGCGAGCTTGTAGGCCAGCAACGACGCCAACGAAGGGTTCTTTCCGGCTTGCCGGGCTTCTGACACGCGCACGCCGATCCCGATTGCCAAGTCGAACAACGTTTTCTTGAGCCTGCCCTGCTCGGCCACCATTCCCTCGATGCGGGCGTGTGCCTTTTCGAAAATGCGCGGTGCTGCACCCATGATGGTGGGACGCAGGGCCGCCAGGTTGTCGACAATCCTGTCGACGCGGCCGTCGATAGCGGTGGGAAAGCCGATCTGCAGCGGCAGTGCCAGCATCACTTTGCCGAATGCGTGTGCCAGCGGCAGCCACAGGAAGTTCAGGTCTTCGGGGCCGAGGATGTCGAGCGCGTCAATCGCCGCGGCGGTGTACGTCCACGCTCCGTGGGTCAGCCGCACGCCCTTCGGCCGCCCGGTGGTGCCGGAGGTGTAGATGAGGCTGGCGAGTTGGTCCGGGCCGACGGTAGCGACCCTATCCTCGACGGCGCTCGGCGAGTCGGCGAGTAGTTGCTTACCCAACTGCTCCAGCTCGCAAAGGGATATCACCCAGTCTCCGTCGCCGTTGCCGTCGATCATGACGACCTTCCTCACATCGGGCAGATCGGCACGGTGCTCTAGCAGCTTGTCGAGCTGGTTTTGATCCTCGGCGATCGCCACCCGGCTTCCGGAATTGGACACGATGTACGCGGCATCGGCGGCCATGGTCGTCGGGTACACCGTGGTGGTCGCGGCGCCGGCGCACATCACGGCGAAATCCGCGAGTACCCACTCATAGCGCGTCGACGATGCGAGCGCGACCCGATCCTCCGGGGCGATTTCCAGTGAGATCAGCCCGGCGGCGATGTGGTGCACGCGTTCGGCGACCTGCTGCCAGGTCACGCTCTCCCAGCCGTGGTCGTGTGGATAACGAAAAGCTTCCGTATACGGGGTGGCGGCAACGCGGTCGAGGAACATCCGTGCCACCGACGGCGCGCGATTCTCGATTTTAGTGAAGTCGGGCCTCTCCAATGAGGTGAGTGATGTTTTCATGTGCCTAATCCATTGCTGCCGAACTGAATACCGTTGGCGTCGTATCTCACCCTTGATCTTGCTGCGATCCGGTAGGTTGGGATAGTGACAAAAGTCACGCGGAGATCGGAAAACGTCTCTTTAGGAAGGCCAAGAGCCCGACTACCGGAATGCTTTGGCCTTGCGCCGGAGTTATCGAGATGACCGCTGTACCAACGGATCACCGTCGGCGGTTGGCAGTGGAGCGGTGCGCATGAGGCACTCGGCCGGGTCGCCAAGCGGCCTGTTGTGAGCGCCGTCAACACGGCGGACCTTGCGGCGCTGCACATGTTCGCCGATATCCCCAGTGCGGACCTTGCGGCATTGGCTGACAACCTGGTGCCCCTGCATACGGCCGCCGGCGAGGTCCTGATGCGGCAGGGTGAGCGAGCGGTGTCGTTTGCGATTATCGCGTCGGGTCGAGTCGAGATCAGGCATGTCGGCATGGATGGGCAGATTGCGGTGACCCAGTTGTCGCCAGGGACGATTGTCGGTGAAATTGCTTTGCTGCGAAACGCATCGAGAACGGCGACGGTGGTCGCGAAAGATGACGTGCGCGGCTACGTCGGATACGACGGCGCCTTCGAGTGCATGCTGGCCATGCCGGTCGTCGCGGACCGGATGGTCCGTACCGCGCGGCAGCGGTTGGCCGCATACATCGCCCCGATACCGGTATCGGCCAATGACGGTGCACGGCTAATGCTGCGTCCAGTCCTGCCCGGTGATGCCGTGCGGTTCAAGAGCAACGGAGCCTTCTCGCGCGAGACGCTGTACCGGCGATACCAGGGTAGTGCTCCGACCGAGGCACGGTTGGCGTACCTGTTCGAGGTCGATTACGTCGACCACTTCGTCTGGGTCGTTACCGACGGCGTGGACGGGCCGGTCATCGCCGACGCACGCTTCATCCGGGATAAAAGCGACCTCGCCTCGGCGGAGGTCGCGCTCACCGTGGCGGACGCCTACCAGGGCCGCGGGATAGGAACACTGCTACTCGGTGCGCTAGCGGTCGCTGCGCGCATCGACGGCATCGAGCGGTTTCACGGCCGGGTGCTTTCCGACAACCCGCCCGCGCGCGCATTGGGCGACAAGGTCAACGCCCACTGGGAGCAGGAGGAACCCGGAGTGGTCGTTACGAGGGGGGAGATCCCTGCCCCCGATGACCTACCCCTCGATCACGACACGCGCCGACTCATCCAGCAGGTAGCCCGCCAGGTGATCCGTGCGTTCGATTGACAAATGACCGATGGCCGAACGGTGTCCGCGGACAACCGTTCGGCCATCGGCCTTGGATGACCGAGGCGTTACGGCTGTTTGCCGCCCACTGCCTCGCCGGCGCTTCGCACTACGCTGCGTAAGAACTCGATACGCCCGCTAACCAGTTCCTCGGTTAAGTCCAGGGCGGCGTCGATGACGTTCTTGCGCCGCGACTCATCAGGGACCTCACCGTGGACCTGATCGACGAACTTGCGGACGGCGTCGATGGCCTGCTTACGGCTTGCTTCGACCGATTCGAGCACCTCGTCAGACAGTTCGGCCCAGCGTGACTCCGTCTTTTCCGGTGTCTGTGTCATTGTCAGTCTCCTCAAATCTTCTGTGTATCACTGCAAATCGTGTTGCAGCCGAAGGCAATTGATGCCATACCAAACGCTATGGACTCCCCGTCGCTGGCACGAGTGCCTAAAGTCCTTCCTCGCCTCATCGTAGGTCCTGAATCGGCGGCGTCGAATGCTCGCTGCGACGCTGCGCCACGAAAGAGGGGCCCTTCGGCGTTGTGGGCGAGGACTTTTGGCCGCTGAATGATGACGCTGGTGGCTCTAGCGTTGTTGGCACGCGCGTTGCTGCTGCAACGCTGCCGGCGTAACGGATTGAGGTGGTCGTCGTGAGCCAGGGTGCGATAATTCTGTTGGTTTCCGGGTTTGTCGTGGTGGTGCTGTTGACGATTGCCTCAATCAGGGTGGTGGAGCAGTATGAGCGCGGTGTGCACTTTCGGCTTGGCCGAGTCATTGGGGTTCGCGAACCCGGGCTGCGATTGATCATTCCGCTCATCGACCATCTGTGGCGGGTTTCGATGCGCATCGTGACCATGCCCATTCAGTCGCAGGGCATCATCACCCGTGACAACGTCAGCGTGGACATCGCTGCCTACTTCCGCGTTGTCGATGCGCGCAAATCCGTCGTCGTCATCGAGAACGTCAATTCCGCCATCAATCAAATCGCACAGACCACCCTGCGCAACGTTGTCGGGCAACATTCCCTCGATGAAGTGCTCGCCCAGACCGAGAAGATCAACGGCAGCATCCGCCAGATCCTCGATACCACCACCGTGGATTGGGGCGTGGAGGTTACCTTGGTCGAGCTCAAGGACATCCAGCTTCCGGACAGTATGAAACGTGCAATGGCCCGCGAGGCCGAAGCAGAGCGAGAGAAGAGAGCCAAAATCATTGCTGCAGAGGGGGAAGCGCGTGCGGCCGCAGCTCTCGGCGATGCGTCCGACACCATGATGCAGCACCCGCTGGCCTTGCAGCTGAGAAACCTGCAGACCCTGGCAGAACTCGGTGTCGAGAAAAACACCACCGTCGTGTTCCCTGCCCCATTGATGAGCGCGATCGGAGAACTCACCGGCTTCCTGAACCGAGAGTCGAACGCTTCGAGGTCCACCCAG encodes:
- a CDS encoding cation:proton antiporter is translated as MQGFGFQTLALLTAIGFAGPLLAALPRLRIPVIVGELIAGLVVGKTGLGVIDAANPTLQLLANIGFALVMFVVGTHVPIRGHEMRSALPLAMARVLLGGTVAVALAVGLAAEFGTGHAALYAVLMASSSAALALPVIDSLRLQGPQVLSVTAQIAVADAACIVLLPLVIDVRSAPAAALGALAVAGCAAILFVLLSAIDRRGWRARVHAYSENRRFALELRTSLIVLFALAALAVSTHVSVMLAGFAVGLVIAAVGEPRRLARQLFGITEGFFSPLFFVWLGASLQVRELAAHPKLILLGVSLGLGAVLVHSAGKLLGQPVTLAVLSAAQLGVPVAAATIGTEEHLLVAGEASALMFGALLTIACASIAGAVAARGQSAAAADKSVHTDRPT
- a CDS encoding heavy metal translocating P-type ATPase, with protein sequence MVGDTEPVAGRWNARVRSLIEPALVVFTVGALAAGGIAWLGDWRGVANGFWIAGTVLAVVPALVWVLVALRRGRVGVDVIAVLSLVGTLLVGEYLAGALIAVMLAGGRALDSAAEHRASRDLRALLERAPRFARRRIGTQVGVIPLADVLANDLLVVGPGEVVPVDGRVADVVAILDESVLTGESLQVERDVGEPVRSGVVNAGSAFELRATATADESTYAGIVRLARQAGAENAPIVRLADRYAAWFLPLALVLAGAAWLASGSAVRAVAVLVVATPCPLLLAAPVAIVSGLSRASRAGVVVRGGGALENLGHATTLVMDKTGTLTMGRPVVVDVVAAPGRDTTAMLRLTASVDQLSPHVLAEAIVTEALSRGLQLSLPTDVVEEPGRGVTATVDGRRVTVGKLPADAVTGAWARAAVNRARLDGAAIAWVCVEGAPVGAVLLRDPLRRQAPRTVRRLREAGLNRLIMLTGDRAEPAREVATVLGLDAVYADQTPADKFAAVRTETERAVTVMVGDGVNDAPALAAATVGVAMGARGATASSEAADVVLTTDRLDRLADAMDIARWSRRIAVQSVVVGMTLSLLAMVIAAFGWLPPAAGALLQEGIDVAVILNALRALRGNPATEVQLAAGTEQMLHRFAAQHDELRDAIGLLRDSADRLAAGPDAAALQSLAAAHALLTERILPHERAEEAQLYPALARPLGSGEATATMSRMHAEIQRLADRIATHLAVAQSAGAIQPDQAEDLLACLYGLYALLRLHFVQEEESYFVLAEDDKTWHPRKRPEITA
- a CDS encoding Acg family FMN-binding oxidoreductase; its protein translation is MNVHFPDAGTIRTVLALASRAPSVHNTQPWRWLVGAQSLHLYSDAERQLPNIDPDGRDLILSCGAALNHCVVAFAAVGWRAKVNRLPNPADPTHLAAIELSRSTADPVDIALAAAIPRRRTDRRHYSAWPVPIGDIGVMAARAARNGVTLCEVEDTDKLHKIVTQSVWDHMTHDYLVELTEWSGRYASVAGVPARNTPKSDPRAKIPSRLFAGPALAMPSGSSPAEDNAVVLALGTRDDDKLAQLRAGEATSIVLLTATSMGLASCPVTEPLEVAETREAVHSEIFGSSNYPQMLLRVGWAPINADPLPSTPRRELSEFVEWMADREESVGE
- a CDS encoding DUF302 domain-containing protein, which codes for MGVALLANLAAEFEDAVACTREALVEHGFGVLTEIDMKATLQAKLGVEMDDYLILGACNPALAYRAITVDLEIGLLLPCNVVVRADPDNPGTVIVQAMDPGILLEVTGEPALIAIADEVTALLSAAIGSLDAGGVKRQFPSQ
- a CDS encoding AMP-dependent synthetase/ligase, whose translation is MKTSLTSLERPDFTKIENRAPSVARMFLDRVAATPYTEAFRYPHDHGWESVTWQQVAERVHHIAAGLISLEIAPEDRVALASSTRYEWVLADFAVMCAGAATTTVYPTTMAADAAYIVSNSGSRVAIAEDQNQLDKLLEHRADLPDVRKVVMIDGNGDGDWVISLCELEQLGKQLLADSPSAVEDRVATVGPDQLASLIYTSGTTGRPKGVRLTHGAWTYTAAAIDALDILGPEDLNFLWLPLAHAFGKVMLALPLQIGFPTAIDGRVDRIVDNLAALRPTIMGAAPRIFEKAHARIEGMVAEQGRLKKTLFDLAIGIGVRVSEARQAGKNPSLASLLAYKLADRLVFSTIRERFGGRLRFFVSAAAALDRNVAQWFDAVGIIILEGYGLTETAAASFINRPNAYRFGTVGWPFPATEAKIADDGEILIRGPGLMTAYHDLPDATAEALDEDGWFHTGDVGEIDSDGYLRITDRKKDIFKTSQGKYAAPSAIDAKFRGLCPYVSELLVYGEAKPYCVALVSLDSEAIVDWAGQHGLAGMSFTEVARDEKTQDLIADYIDALNMKLNRWEQIKRFTIIDRELSVEAGDLTPSMKLRRKVVIEKFADRLSALYEQ
- a CDS encoding GNAT family N-acetyltransferase; this translates as MFADIPSADLAALADNLVPLHTAAGEVLMRQGERAVSFAIIASGRVEIRHVGMDGQIAVTQLSPGTIVGEIALLRNASRTATVVAKDDVRGYVGYDGAFECMLAMPVVADRMVRTARQRLAAYIAPIPVSANDGARLMLRPVLPGDAVRFKSNGAFSRETLYRRYQGSAPTEARLAYLFEVDYVDHFVWVVTDGVDGPVIADARFIRDKSDLASAEVALTVADAYQGRGIGTLLLGALAVAARIDGIERFHGRVLSDNPPARALGDKVNAHWEQEEPGVVVTRGEIPAPDDLPLDHDTRRLIQQVARQVIRAFD
- a CDS encoding SPFH domain-containing protein: MILLVSGFVVVVLLTIASIRVVEQYERGVHFRLGRVIGVREPGLRLIIPLIDHLWRVSMRIVTMPIQSQGIITRDNVSVDIAAYFRVVDARKSVVVIENVNSAINQIAQTTLRNVVGQHSLDEVLAQTEKINGSIRQILDTTTVDWGVEVTLVELKDIQLPDSMKRAMAREAEAEREKRAKIIAAEGEARAAAALGDASDTMMQHPLALQLRNLQTLAELGVEKNTTVVFPAPLMSAIGELTGFLNRESNASRSTQPNGQLDEKLVHAATLS